Proteins encoded in a region of the Ziziphus jujuba cultivar Dongzao chromosome 3, ASM3175591v1 genome:
- the LOC132803352 gene encoding uncharacterized protein LOC132803352 encodes MADANSSNSKPATGRETKIEEKKENNLEVKAIKILRPDDKQKSYTKEELFRGLNITFATGRELTESEANFISESVNAVFHSPLHWGFPEDVVNQFCERCNRTGTLSCFSPSYRKWLLKYSRELENEVCSKCGVKGHRTQGCPLPLRHKWPKISTPVPASLRPARAAAAAASISRPYGRVVKRRKAPRCSRCGETGHNCRSCRITSM; translated from the exons atGGCCGACGCAAATTCTTCGAACTCAAAACCAGCTACCGGGCGGGAGACCAAAATtgaagagaagaaagagaatAACCTTGAGGTGAAG GCCATCAAGATTTTGAGACCCGATGATAAGCAGAAGTCGTACACAAAAGAGGAGCTGTTTCGTGGCTTAAACATTACTTTTGCAACAGGGAGGGAGCTTACGGAATCA GAAGCCAATTTCATATCTGAAAGCgtaaatgcagttttccataGCCCACTGCATTGGGGTTTTCCAGAAGATGTGGTTAATCAATTCTGCGAGCGGTGCAACAGAACTGGGACTCTATCTTGTTTCTCTCCCAGCTACCGCAAATGG ctattaaaatattcaagagAACTGGAAAACGAAGTGTGTTCAAAATGTGGCGTGAAAGGACACAGGACTCAGGGTTGCCCGCTGCCACTCCGTCACAAATGG CCTAAGATTTCAACTCCCGTGCCAGCTTCTCTGCGACCAGCTCGAgcagctgctgctgctgctagtATCAGCAGGCCATATGGTCGTGTGGTGAAGAGAAGGAAAGCTCCGCGCTGCAGCCGCTGCGGTGAAACTGGCCATAATTGCAGGAGTTGCAGGATTACCAGTAtgtga
- the LOC132803184 gene encoding transcription factor MYB3R-5: MEKEEGLISSSPSESDKSCDYLVPQPASVQGRIIGPTRRSKKGGWTEEEDNILTNAVQTYNAKSWKKIAECLPDRTDVQCLHRWQKVLNPELVKGPWTKEEDDRIIELVQKWGKKKWSEIAKFLPGRIGKQCRERWHNHLNPDIKRTAWTKEEELTLIKAHKIYGNKWAEIAKILQGRTENSIKNHWNCSLRKKLDYILATGSDSYNYQQSTESRNPEVVKQNLEQRVNSKLDSGQETATRRETHVKFSSGENYRFLRRGDDVMMSKSSLTSNSFGKGAATCLLTTNGNQKIPNNAAVLRESSHNTPANKPSRAIYGSPNTSFNSPLFGKPTDQKRSNNVEATGNLGNRCLGFLCYKPLQLEDLNIFLATGRFPSTDSYIQTASTPILRRPLTSQDRETPLPINKSSPDSILRSLSSQFKNTPSIIRKRKVFDKQDSNNANHRNDVYSEKIMSLLNNSPQFRRAHPYSRYAVNGKLQSRKYGTSALIKSVEKRLEHAFDVEWNAAKAITRNSNLHYPSAANSR, from the exons ATGGAAAAGGAGGAGGGTTTAATTTCTTCAAGTCCTTCTGAATCTGATAAGAGTTGTGATTATTTGGTACCCCAGCCGGCCTCTGTTCAAGG GAGGATAATAGGTCCTACAAGACGATCAAAGAAAGGTGGCTGGACAGAGGAGGAG GATAATATTTTAACTAATGCAGTCCAAACATACAATGCCAAAAGCTGGAAAAAGATTG CTGAATGTCTTCCTGATAGAACAGATGTTCAGTGCCTGCATCGCTGGCAGAAAGTTCTAAATCCCGAACTTGTTAAAGGGCCCTGGACCAAGGAG GAAGATGACCGAATCATTGAATTGGTCCAGaagtggggaaaaaagaaatggtCTGAGATTGCCAAGTTCTTGCCAGGCCGTATAGGCAAGCAATGCCGAGAAAG GTGGCACAACCATTTGAATCCGGATATTAAAAGAACTGCATGGACTAAAGAAGAGGAACTGACTCTCATTAAGGCTCATAAAATATATGGGAACAAGTGGGCTGAAATTGCAAAGATTCTGCAGGGAAG GACTGAGAATTCTATAAAAAATCACTGGAATTGCTCATTAAGGAAGAAGTTAGATTACATTTTGGCTACCGGATCTGATTCATACAATTATCAACAATCAACAGAGAGCAGAAATCCTGAGGTTGTAAAACAGAATCTTGAGCAGAGAGTCAACTCTAAACTGGATTCGGGTCAAGAAACTGCTACAAGAAGGGAAACTCATGTAAAATTTTCAAGTGGAGAAAATTATAGGTTTCTGAGAAGAGGGGATGATGTTATGATGAGTAAATCATCATTAACAAGCAATTCTTTTGGGAAAGGTGCAGCTACGTGTCTTCTGACCACTAACGGAAATCAGAAAATTCCTAACAACGCAGCCGTGCTCAGGGAATCATCACATAATACACCTGCTAACAAGCCTTCGAGAGCAATTTATGGATCCCCAAATACCTCTTTCAATAGTCCATTATTTGGTAAGCCAACTGATCAAAAGAGAAGTAATAATGTCGAAGCCACTGGAAACCTAGGGAATAGGTGTCTCGGTTTCTTGTGCTACAAGCCACTCCAGCTAGAGGATTTGAACATATTTTTGGCGACCGGTAGATTTCCAAGTACAGATAGCTACATCCAGACAGCTTCTACTCCAATTTTGCGTCGTCCATTAACAAGCCAAGATAGAGAAACACCTCTACCAATCAACAAAAGCAGTCCGGATTCCATATTGAGAAGTTTATCCAGCCAGTTCAAGAATACACCATCTatcataagaaaaagaaaagtgtttgATAAACAAGACAGCAATAATGCTAATCACAGAAATGATGTTTACTCTGAGAAAATCATGAGTCTCTTGAACAACAGCCCTCAGTTCCGACGCGCTCATCCTTATAGTAGATATGCTGTCAATGGTAAGCTTCAATCTCGAAAATATGGAACTTCTGCTCTCATTAAGTCCGTAGAGAAACGCCTAGAGCATGCTTTTGACGTCGAATGGAATGCTGCCAAAGCCATAACCAGAAACTCAAATCTACATTATCCTTCTGCTGCCAATTCTCGTTAA
- the LOC132803185 gene encoding uncharacterized protein LOC132803185, which yields MDPKVQIKKKFIDLVADLDVFNSYPWGILSYKETINSFHNAFQQRGRGRAVKNISQYYDLKGFPLVFQVWGFEAIPDFGNQFADRLETRCPRILGWHTPRQPNHFAVHNWFSSNSNYVVHWRLDATDEEKTMDYWRTIAVDIHEVRYTSPPIVAPIVGAKDVGAKDASKAEEHSSGPPDANFRLACLEAKVDELNKEMVALRKMLSSIIDQ from the exons atggatccgaaggttcaaataaaaaaaaaattcattgatttggttgctgatctcgacgtatttaattcctacccttggggcattctgagctacaaggagacgatcaactcattccacaatgcattccagcaacgaggacgaggacgtgcagtaaagaatatatcacagtattatgacctaaaaggttttccattggtgtttcag gtgtgggggtttgaagcaatccctgattttggtaaccaatttgccgaccggttggaaacccgttgtccgaggatccttggatggcatactccaaggcaaccgaaccattttgctgtccataattggttctcctccaatagcaat tatgttgtgcactggaggttagatgctaccgatgaggagaagactatggattactggcgaacaatagcagttgacatacatgaagttcgctacacgtcacctccaattgtagcaccaatagttggcgctaaagatgttggcgctaaagatgcgtccaaagctgaggagcattctagtggccctccagatgctaatttcagg cttgcttgcttggaggcaaaagttgatgaattaaataaagagatggtagcgttaaggaagatgcttagttctatTATTGACCAataa